Proteins encoded together in one Mus musculus strain C57BL/6J chromosome 16, GRCm38.p6 C57BL/6J window:
- the Cebpd gene encoding CCAAT/enhancer-binding protein delta, whose amino-acid sequence MSAALFSLDSPVRGTPWPTEPAAFYEPGRVDKPGRGPEPGDLGELGSTTPAMYDDESAIDFSAYIDSMAAVPTLELCHDELFADLFNSNHKAAGAGGLELLQGGPTRPPGVGSVARGPLKREPDWGDGDAPGSLLPAQVAVCAQTVVSLAAAAQPTPPTSPEPPRGSPGPSLAPGTVREKGAGKRGPDRGSPEYRQRRERNNIAVRKSRDKAKRRNQEMQQKLVELSAENEKLHQRVEQLTRDLAGLRQFFKKLPSPPFLPPTGADCR is encoded by the coding sequence ATGAGCGCCGCGCTTTTCAGCCTGGACAGCCCGGTGCGCGGCACACCCTGGCCCACAGAACCCGCGGCCTTCTACGAGCCAGGCAGGGTGGACAAGCCCGGCCGAGGGCCCGAGCCAGGGGATCTGGGGGAGCTGGGCTCCACGACTCCTGCCATGTACGACGACGAGAGCGCCATCGACTTCAGCGCCTACATTGACTCCATGGCCGCCGTGCCCACCCTAGAGCTGTGCCACGACGAACTCTTCGCCGACCTCTTCAACAGCAACCACAAAGCGGCCGGCGCGGGCGGCCTGGAGCTGCTGCAGGGCGGCCCTACGCGACCCCCGGGTGTGGGGTCTGTCGCTAGGGGGCCGCTCAAGCGCGAACCCGACTGGGGCGACGGCGACGCGCCGGGCTCCCTGCTGCCGGCGCAAGTGGCGGTGTGCGCGCAGACAGTGGTGAGCTTGGCGGCCGCGGCTCAGCCCACTCCACCCACTTCGCCGGAGCCTCCTCGAGGCAGCCCGGGGCCGAGCCTCGCGCCCGGCACAGTCCGAGAAAAGGGCGCGGGCAAGAGGGGTCCGGACCGCGGCAGCCCGGAGTACCGGCAGCGGCGCGAGCGCAACAACATCGCTGTGCGCAAGAGCCGCGACAAGGCCAAGCGCCGCAACCAGGAGATGCAGCAGAAGCTGGTGGAGTTGTCGGCCGAGAACGAGAAGCTGCATCAGCGCGTGGAGCAGCTCACCCGGGACCTGGCTGGCCTCCGGCAGTTCTTCAAAAAACTGCCCAGCCCGCCTTTCCTGCCGCCCACCGGCGCCGACTGCCGGTAA